From Deltaproteobacteria bacterium:
GCCAGTGGGTCGGGGCCAAAGCGGTTAACGCCTTCGGTGCCCTTGGTGAAAGACCAGACCAGCATGATAAATGGACCAATAAGTGGAATCATGGTTCGCAGGTAATGCCAGCCTGATTTATCTAAATCGTGAAGACGTCTGATGCTGACGGCGAAGACGGGTGGGATAACCGCAACCTGCAAATACATAGCAGCAGTGGCGATATTAGGAACGGTTATAGTGAGAGTTGTAAGTGCGAGAGAAATAAGAACCATAGATATAC
This genomic window contains:
- a CDS encoding DUF805 domain-containing protein, giving the protein MNIQTSIFNELKNYANFSGRASRSQYWGWCISMVLISLALTTLTITVPNIATAAMYLQVAVIPPVFAVSIRRLHDLDKSGWHYLRTMIPLIGPFIMLVWSFTKGTEGVNRFGPDPLATAA